The following are encoded in a window of Corythoichthys intestinalis isolate RoL2023-P3 chromosome 8, ASM3026506v1, whole genome shotgun sequence genomic DNA:
- the septin9b gene encoding septin 9b isoform X4 produces the protein METVEMASSCNETDGNHEIETVWSEISLSHSNMSDYTKPHHPNPPHGKGDKAHHGSDFSYVGIDAILEQMRRKAMKQGFELNIMVVGQSGLGKSTLMNTLFKSKVSRKSVEPKAEDRIPKTVEIKSISHDIEEKGVRMKLTVIDTPGFGDQINNENCWQPIMKFINDQYEAYLQEEINIDRKKRIPDSRVHCCIYFIPPTGHCLRPLDVEFMKRLSKVVNIVPVIAKADTLTLEERDYFKQTIREGLRANDIDVYPQKEFDEDAEDRMINDKIREMIPFAVVGSDQEYQENGKRILGRRTKWGTIEVENIAHCEFAYLRDLLIRTHMQNIKDITGSIHYETYRVRRLNESNGHFSPHPPERPPAQLKANGQPELLPAGAMQANGVSIQHQVLTHEM, from the exons GGTCAGAAATCAGTCTGAGCCACAGCAACATGTCCGACTACACCAAGCCACACCACCCAAACCCGCCGCATGGCAAAGGGGACAAGGCCCACCACGGCAGCGACTTTAGCTATGTTGGCATCGACGCCATCCTGGAACAGATGAGGAGaaaggccatgaagcaaggctttGAACTCAACATCATGGTTGTGG GACAAAGTGGCTTGGGCAAGTCTACTCTGATGAACACGCTGTTTAAATCAAAGGTGAGCCGTAAGTCAGTTGAGCCTAAAGCGGAAGACAGGATCCCAAAAACGGTGGAGATCAAGTCCATCAGTCACG ATATTGAAGAGAAAGGTGTAAGGATGAAGCTGACGGTCATCGACACGCCAGGCTTCGGGGATCAGATCAACAATGAGAACTG ctgGCAGCCCATCATGAAGTTTATCAATGACCAGTATGAAGCCTACCTTCAAGAAGAGATCAACATTGACAGGAAGAAGAGGATCCCAGATTCGAGGGTGCACTGCTGCATATACTTTATCCCGCCAACTGGCCACTG TCTGAGGCCACTGGATGTGGAGTTCATGAAGCGTCTGAGCAAGGTGGTGAACATCGTGCCCGTCATCGCCAAGGCAGACACGCTCACGCTGGAGGAGCGGGACTACTTCAAGCAAACG ATAAGGGAAGGGCTGCGGGCCAACGACATCGACGTCTATCCTCAGAAAGAGTTTGACGAGGATGCAGAGGACAGGATGATTAATGACAAGATCAGG gaaatgatccCCTTTGCTGTGGTGGGCAGTGATCAGGAGTATCAGGAGAACGGCAAGAGGATTCTGGGAAGGAGAACAAAATGGGGCACCATAGAGG TGGAGAACATTGCGCACTGTGAGTTTGCTTACCTGCGAGACCTCCTGATCAG GACACACATGCAGAACATCAAGGACATCACTGGAAGCATCCATTATGAGACGTACCGCGTGCGGAGGCTAAACGAGTCCAACGGTCACTTCAGCCCACACCCGCCCGAGCGTCCTCCCGCTCAGCTGAAGGCCAACGGTCAGCCCGAGCTGCTACCGGCCGGGGCCATGCAAGCCAATGGGGTGTCTATCCAACATCAAGTTCTGACCCACGAGATGTAG
- the septin9b gene encoding septin 9b isoform X5, whose product MSDYTKPHHPNPPHGKGDKAHHGSDFSYVGIDAILEQMRRKAMKQGFELNIMVVGQSGLGKSTLMNTLFKSKVSRKSVEPKAEDRIPKTVEIKSISHDIEEKGVRMKLTVIDTPGFGDQINNENCWQPIMKFINDQYEAYLQEEINIDRKKRIPDSRVHCCIYFIPPTGHCLRPLDVEFMKRLSKVVNIVPVIAKADTLTLEERDYFKQTIREGLRANDIDVYPQKEFDEDAEDRMINDKIREMIPFAVVGSDQEYQENGKRILGRRTKWGTIEVENIAHCEFAYLRDLLIRTHMQNIKDITGSIHYETYRVRRLNESNGHFSPHPPERPPAQLKANGQPELLPAGAMQANGVSIQHQVLTHEM is encoded by the exons ATGTCCGACTACACCAAGCCACACCACCCAAACCCGCCGCATGGCAAAGGGGACAAGGCCCACCACGGCAGCGACTTTAGCTATGTTGGCATCGACGCCATCCTGGAACAGATGAGGAGaaaggccatgaagcaaggctttGAACTCAACATCATGGTTGTGG GACAAAGTGGCTTGGGCAAGTCTACTCTGATGAACACGCTGTTTAAATCAAAGGTGAGCCGTAAGTCAGTTGAGCCTAAAGCGGAAGACAGGATCCCAAAAACGGTGGAGATCAAGTCCATCAGTCACG ATATTGAAGAGAAAGGTGTAAGGATGAAGCTGACGGTCATCGACACGCCAGGCTTCGGGGATCAGATCAACAATGAGAACTG ctgGCAGCCCATCATGAAGTTTATCAATGACCAGTATGAAGCCTACCTTCAAGAAGAGATCAACATTGACAGGAAGAAGAGGATCCCAGATTCGAGGGTGCACTGCTGCATATACTTTATCCCGCCAACTGGCCACTG TCTGAGGCCACTGGATGTGGAGTTCATGAAGCGTCTGAGCAAGGTGGTGAACATCGTGCCCGTCATCGCCAAGGCAGACACGCTCACGCTGGAGGAGCGGGACTACTTCAAGCAAACG ATAAGGGAAGGGCTGCGGGCCAACGACATCGACGTCTATCCTCAGAAAGAGTTTGACGAGGATGCAGAGGACAGGATGATTAATGACAAGATCAGG gaaatgatccCCTTTGCTGTGGTGGGCAGTGATCAGGAGTATCAGGAGAACGGCAAGAGGATTCTGGGAAGGAGAACAAAATGGGGCACCATAGAGG TGGAGAACATTGCGCACTGTGAGTTTGCTTACCTGCGAGACCTCCTGATCAG GACACACATGCAGAACATCAAGGACATCACTGGAAGCATCCATTATGAGACGTACCGCGTGCGGAGGCTAAACGAGTCCAACGGTCACTTCAGCCCACACCCGCCCGAGCGTCCTCCCGCTCAGCTGAAGGCCAACGGTCAGCCCGAGCTGCTACCGGCCGGGGCCATGCAAGCCAATGGGGTGTCTATCCAACATCAAGTTCTGACCCACGAGATGTAG